The sequence GTCTCTGTTACGGCAATTATCGCCATTTAGCAGACCTTCATCAACGCCTTGGTTTAGATGCTCAATTAACCGCTCAGTTGATGTATTATCTACGCTTTTGAGAAAGGTTTCAGATTTCTTACAATGGAAGAGGGTACTCTAGCCTCTTCAACCATCTGGCATAGCCATCAATGATGTTAAGGTTTAAACCGTCTCAAGGAAAGGGTTTTGAAGAAATTGAACATACTGCGGATTGGGCATATCGCGTGAGGGGTAAGAATTTAGCAGAATTGTTCATTGAAGCAGCTTGGGGGCTTTATACGTTAGCAGGAATGGACTTAGCACTAGGCATTCGGATCACGCGAACCATTAAACTGAACGCAATTGATCCCGAAAGTCTATTAGTGGCTTGGTTAAATGAGTTGCTGTATTTCCATGACAGTGAGGGGTTAGGCTTTGAGGAAATCAGCATTAAGCATCTGGATAACACCCGTTTAGAAGCTCAACTCACGGGTGCGCCTGTTCAGCAATGGCAAAAGGAGATCAAAGCGGTCACCTATCATGATTTATCCATTCGTAACACTAAATCAGGGCTAGAAGTAACGATTGTCTTGGATGTATAACGTTTTAATACGCCCACCCAATTAAAGCACAGGAGGGCGAATCATGATTAGAAAACAAGATTTGCATCGTCTCGATCACTATCTGTGGGAAATTCCAACATCATTCCATCCCGAGATGAAGATACCAGTTTGGATTTTTGCCGATGAAGAATTAATGGAAG comes from Halothece sp. PCC 7418 and encodes:
- a CDS encoding archease; its protein translation is MMLRFKPSQGKGFEEIEHTADWAYRVRGKNLAELFIEAAWGLYTLAGMDLALGIRITRTIKLNAIDPESLLVAWLNELLYFHDSEGLGFEEISIKHLDNTRLEAQLTGAPVQQWQKEIKAVTYHDLSIRNTKSGLEVTIVLDV